A single region of the Blastopirellula marina genome encodes:
- a CDS encoding Fur family transcriptional regulator, with translation MARKRKSGFSMEAAKTLLRGANLRCTAARIAVVQTLADHQTPLSPNEVADELSEFGFDKSTIYRSLTELDESGIVARLDLGDAVRRFELLPSGSEGRSEHPHFMCIDCGKVMCLSGFHIELVPDNPKQKPPGKLEEVLIKGHCDACL, from the coding sequence ATGGCACGCAAGCGAAAATCTGGATTCTCGATGGAAGCCGCGAAGACCCTTCTTCGGGGTGCCAATCTCCGCTGTACGGCGGCTCGAATTGCGGTCGTTCAGACGCTGGCCGATCATCAAACGCCGCTAAGCCCCAATGAAGTCGCCGACGAACTCTCAGAGTTCGGGTTCGACAAATCGACCATCTACCGGTCGTTGACCGAACTGGATGAATCAGGCATCGTGGCCCGGCTCGACCTGGGAGACGCGGTCCGACGCTTCGAACTGCTGCCGTCCGGGTCGGAAGGGCGTTCCGAGCATCCCCACTTCATGTGCATCGACTGCGGCAAGGTGATGTGCCTGTCGGGGTTTCACATCGAACTGGTCCCCGACAATCCCAAGCAGAAGCCCCCCGGCAAGCTGGAAGAAG
- a CDS encoding efflux RND transporter permease subunit has translation MKFPHFFIERPIFASVLSFLIVLVGGITYFTLPVSQYPDVAPPTIVVRASYPGATPQVIADTVATPIEQEMNGVDDMLYMESSSSADGTMQLTVTFKLGTDLDDAQVLVQNRVAIAEPRLPEAVRQIGVTTSKQIPDMLMVVHLESPDGSRDQLYISNFAFLRIRDALMRLDGVGDIRIAGGNEYAMRVWLDIERMTHLDLTPGDVIGAIRGQNAQVAAGVIGQPPNDGTGAFQLNVTTEGRLKDTEEFGNIIIKRGEDGRVTRLSDVARLELGAQDYSRLSYLDGNPAVAVLIYQRPGTNAVDTAKEVKDTMAKLAADFPQGIGYQIAYNPTDFVEESIAEVFDTLLITTLLVVFTVFIFLHGWRPTIIPVIAIPISLIGTFAVMQTMGVTLNTLSLFGLVLAIGIVVDDAIVVVENVERLIAEGMSPREATHKAMDEVGSALIATTLVLIAVFVPTIFIPSISGRFYQQFAITIAISTAFSTFVSLTLSPAMCALLLRPKNAQRNWMGRVVDVLFGWFFKLFNKTFDITSNIYAGIISRIVRVSALVLLFYAGLLVATYYSFGMVPNGFIPQQDQGYLIVAIQLPDGAALSRTDLVTKEVTKIGGTIDGVAHSVGIAGLSGSTFSISPSAAVTFFPLEDAKERSARGRGVDVIVAEMRQKLAGINEAQIFVIPPPPVRGIGRGGGYKMYVQDQGGAGLDALAQVTNQIAAEANKQPGLVQVYSNYRLSVPQIKANVDRTKAEMLDIPVNDVFTALQVYLGSVYVNDFNMLGRTYRVTAQAEPEFRDEPSDILQLRTRSTRGASVPLASIVDVERVVGPDRLVRFNLYPAADLNGDTVPGFSSGQSLDTMERLANENLPPGFGYAWTDIAFQERSAGNTIVFLFPLAVLFVFLTLAAQYESWLLPLAIILIVPLCLLFAIMGIWYRGMDNNILTQIGFIVLVGLACKNAILIVEFAKAEEDAGKNRFEAAVEACRLRLRPILMTAFSFILGVIPLLIATGAGFEMRRVLGTAVFAGMLGVTIFGLFLTPVFYVVLRKFARQKPAPASEATSN, from the coding sequence ATGAAGTTTCCTCACTTCTTTATCGAACGCCCGATCTTCGCGTCGGTGCTGTCGTTCCTCATTGTGCTGGTGGGCGGCATTACTTACTTCACCTTGCCGGTTTCACAGTACCCGGACGTCGCTCCACCGACGATCGTGGTGCGGGCCAGTTACCCAGGTGCCACGCCGCAGGTGATCGCCGACACGGTGGCCACGCCGATCGAACAGGAAATGAACGGCGTGGACGACATGCTGTACATGGAGTCGTCGTCGAGTGCCGACGGTACCATGCAGCTGACGGTGACTTTCAAGCTGGGCACCGACCTGGACGACGCCCAGGTGTTGGTACAAAACCGGGTGGCCATTGCCGAACCGCGCCTGCCAGAGGCCGTTCGCCAGATTGGTGTGACCACCAGCAAGCAGATTCCCGACATGCTGATGGTTGTGCATTTGGAATCGCCGGACGGTAGCCGCGATCAGCTCTATATCAGTAACTTCGCATTCCTCCGCATTCGCGACGCCCTGATGCGGCTGGATGGGGTGGGCGATATTCGTATCGCCGGTGGTAACGAATACGCGATGCGGGTGTGGCTCGATATCGAGCGCATGACCCACCTCGATTTGACACCAGGGGACGTGATCGGTGCGATTCGTGGGCAGAACGCCCAGGTCGCGGCTGGCGTGATCGGTCAACCGCCGAACGATGGAACCGGCGCGTTTCAATTGAACGTCACGACCGAGGGGCGACTGAAAGATACCGAAGAGTTCGGCAATATCATTATCAAGCGAGGCGAAGATGGCCGCGTAACGCGGCTGAGTGACGTGGCCCGCCTGGAACTGGGTGCTCAGGATTATTCACGCTTGAGCTACCTCGATGGCAATCCGGCAGTGGCGGTGCTGATTTATCAGCGGCCTGGTACCAACGCGGTTGATACGGCTAAGGAAGTCAAAGATACGATGGCCAAGCTGGCGGCCGACTTCCCCCAGGGGATCGGTTACCAGATCGCCTACAACCCGACCGACTTTGTGGAAGAGTCGATTGCCGAAGTGTTTGATACGCTGCTGATCACCACGTTGCTGGTGGTGTTCACCGTGTTTATCTTTCTGCATGGCTGGCGGCCAACGATCATTCCCGTGATCGCGATTCCCATTTCGCTTATCGGCACGTTCGCCGTCATGCAGACGATGGGGGTGACGCTCAACACGCTGTCGCTGTTTGGCCTGGTGCTGGCCATTGGTATCGTGGTGGACGACGCGATCGTGGTGGTCGAAAACGTCGAACGCCTGATTGCCGAGGGGATGTCACCGCGTGAAGCGACCCATAAAGCGATGGACGAGGTGGGCTCGGCCCTGATCGCCACCACGCTGGTGCTGATCGCCGTGTTCGTGCCGACCATTTTCATCCCCAGCATCAGCGGGCGGTTCTATCAGCAGTTTGCCATCACGATTGCCATTTCGACAGCGTTCTCGACGTTCGTTTCGCTGACCCTCAGCCCGGCCATGTGTGCATTACTGCTGCGGCCCAAGAATGCCCAGCGGAACTGGATGGGGAGAGTGGTCGATGTGCTGTTCGGTTGGTTCTTCAAGCTGTTCAACAAAACGTTCGACATCACGAGCAACATTTATGCTGGCATCATTTCGCGCATCGTGCGCGTGTCGGCCTTGGTGCTGCTGTTTTACGCGGGGCTGTTGGTTGCCACTTACTACAGCTTTGGCATGGTTCCTAACGGCTTCATTCCACAGCAGGATCAAGGATATCTGATCGTGGCGATCCAACTGCCAGACGGGGCGGCTCTTTCGCGAACCGACCTGGTGACGAAGGAAGTTACCAAAATTGGCGGCACGATCGACGGCGTGGCCCACTCGGTTGGTATTGCCGGTCTGTCTGGCTCGACCTTCTCGATCAGCCCCAGCGCCGCTGTGACGTTCTTTCCCTTGGAAGACGCCAAAGAGCGGAGTGCTCGCGGCCGCGGTGTCGATGTGATCGTGGCGGAGATGCGGCAGAAACTGGCCGGGATTAACGAAGCTCAGATCTTCGTGATTCCCCCGCCGCCGGTCCGTGGTATTGGTCGTGGCGGCGGTTATAAGATGTACGTTCAAGACCAAGGGGGTGCCGGCCTGGATGCCCTGGCCCAGGTCACCAATCAGATTGCCGCCGAGGCCAACAAGCAGCCAGGACTGGTTCAGGTTTACTCGAACTACCGGTTGAGCGTTCCGCAGATCAAAGCCAACGTCGACCGTACCAAGGCCGAGATGCTCGACATTCCGGTGAACGATGTCTTCACGGCCCTGCAGGTTTACCTTGGTTCGGTATACGTGAACGACTTCAATATGTTGGGTCGTACCTATCGTGTCACGGCCCAGGCCGAACCAGAGTTCCGCGACGAGCCGAGCGACATCTTGCAGCTGCGCACCCGAAGTACACGCGGTGCCAGCGTGCCGTTGGCTTCGATTGTCGATGTCGAGCGGGTGGTTGGCCCTGATCGCCTGGTGCGGTTTAACTTGTACCCGGCGGCCGATCTCAACGGCGACACCGTTCCCGGTTTTAGCTCGGGGCAGTCGCTCGATACGATGGAGCGGCTGGCCAACGAGAACCTTCCGCCTGGCTTCGGCTATGCATGGACCGACATCGCATTTCAGGAACGTTCGGCAGGCAATACGATTGTCTTCCTGTTCCCGCTGGCGGTGCTGTTCGTGTTCCTGACGCTGGCCGCCCAGTACGAAAGCTGGCTACTGCCGCTGGCGATCATTTTGATTGTGCCGCTGTGCTTGCTGTTTGCCATCATGGGTATCTGGTACCGCGGGATGGACAACAACATCCTCACGCAGATCGGTTTCATCGTGCTGGTGGGCCTGGCGTGTAAGAATGCGATTTTGATTGTCGAGTTCGCCAAAGCGGAAGAAGACGCCGGCAAGAACCGCTTTGAAGCCGCTGTCGAAGCCTGCCGTCTGCGACTTCGCCCGATCTTGATGACCGCGTTCTCGTTTATCCTCGGGGTGATTCCGCTGCTGATCGCCACGGGGGCCGGTTTCGAGATGCGACGCGTGCTCGGAACGGCCGTGTTTGCCGGAATGCTGGGGGTGACCATCTTCGGGTTGTTCCTCACGCCGGTCTTCTACGTGGTGCTGAGGAAATTCGCCAGGCAGAAGCCAGCCCCGGCAAGCGAAGCAACTTCCAATTAG
- a CDS encoding efflux RND transporter periplasmic adaptor subunit, with amino-acid sequence MEILRRNHSLALATLVCGMAAIAFAGCSRATQTPGERPPPTVTVSQPITKKIVEWDAYTGRLEPIEFVEIRARVSGYLESIHFDEGQIVKQGDLLFVIDQRPFIAALNGAKASLGQAQAQMAQARAQLDEARAQKKQAEAELNLADARVKRTRTLRMSNAVAQDELDQREAEFTQAEADITASDAGIGLAEAGVATAQSAIHSAEAAVETAELELNYTKIYAPVTGRISSEYVTEGNLVSGGAATSTLLTTITSVNPIYCMFDVNEQQALKYIRLALEGKRESSRSAKNPVFLGLADEKGFPHMGHMEFVDNRFDSSTASIRVRCIFRNDNEVLVPGMFGRVRLPGSAAYQAVLIPDSAIGTDQSSQYVYIVVDGKIERRSVEVGPLVDGLRVIRSGLDGSESLVIKGILLVRPEMAVNVETGAIEMREDGLPDDYTPLPKDQWISPGLSSISILKNSTQTAVGATEEAIR; translated from the coding sequence ATGGAAATTCTTCGACGTAACCATTCACTGGCGTTGGCCACCCTTGTGTGTGGTATGGCCGCGATTGCTTTCGCAGGCTGTTCCCGAGCAACCCAAACCCCTGGCGAGCGACCTCCCCCGACGGTGACCGTTTCGCAGCCGATCACTAAGAAGATCGTCGAATGGGACGCCTACACCGGGCGTCTCGAGCCAATCGAGTTCGTCGAGATCCGGGCACGCGTGAGTGGTTACCTAGAGTCGATCCACTTCGACGAAGGGCAGATCGTCAAGCAAGGGGATCTGCTGTTCGTGATCGATCAGCGTCCGTTCATTGCGGCGCTCAACGGGGCGAAAGCTTCGCTGGGGCAAGCCCAGGCTCAGATGGCCCAGGCCCGAGCCCAGCTCGACGAAGCACGTGCCCAGAAGAAGCAAGCCGAAGCCGAGTTGAACCTGGCCGATGCCCGCGTCAAGCGCACGCGAACTCTTCGCATGTCGAACGCGGTCGCCCAGGATGAACTCGATCAGCGCGAAGCGGAGTTCACCCAGGCCGAAGCGGACATCACCGCTTCTGATGCCGGCATTGGCCTTGCCGAAGCAGGCGTGGCAACGGCCCAGTCGGCCATTCACTCGGCCGAAGCGGCCGTTGAGACTGCCGAACTCGAACTCAACTACACCAAGATTTACGCTCCGGTTACGGGACGTATCAGTAGCGAATACGTCACCGAAGGGAACCTGGTCAGTGGTGGTGCGGCGACTTCGACTTTGCTGACGACCATCACCTCGGTGAATCCGATCTACTGCATGTTCGACGTCAACGAACAGCAGGCCCTGAAATACATTCGCCTGGCCCTGGAAGGGAAACGCGAAAGCTCGCGTTCAGCCAAGAACCCGGTTTTCCTGGGCTTGGCCGACGAAAAAGGCTTTCCGCACATGGGGCACATGGAATTCGTCGATAACCGTTTCGATTCCAGCACGGCCAGCATTCGTGTGCGTTGCATCTTCCGCAACGATAACGAAGTCCTCGTCCCAGGCATGTTCGGCCGCGTTCGCCTGCCAGGCAGTGCTGCCTACCAGGCCGTGCTGATACCTGATTCGGCGATTGGTACCGACCAATCTTCGCAGTACGTCTACATCGTGGTCGATGGAAAGATCGAACGCCGTAGCGTCGAGGTGGGCCCCCTGGTCGATGGCTTGCGTGTCATTCGTAGCGGGCTCGATGGCAGCGAGTCGCTGGTGATCAAAGGGATTCTTCTGGTGCGTCCTGAAATGGCGGTGAATGTCGAGACCGGCGCGATCGAGATGCGCGAAGACGGACTGCCGGATGACTACACGCCGCTGCCGAAGGATCAATGGATTTCTCCAGGGCTCAGCTCGATTTCCATTCTTAAGAACAGCACGCAAACGGCGGTCGGTGCGACCGAGGAGGCGATCCGATGA
- a CDS encoding Gfo/Idh/MocA family protein: MSGHISRRQVIKSLAVAGAAVALPAVSYSRVLGANERLRVGSVGTGGKGWSDLVGVAASPAVEVTALCNIDSSAQHLGRAAEKYPAAKTYADWRKLLDNAGSVDGVIVSTPDFMHAPVSLAAMQLGKHVFCQKPLTHTVFEARQMKEAAQRNKVVTQMGNQIQSHAAYRTAVALVHSGKIGKVKEVHSWQSGQPSWPRNIDRPAGEDAVPETVAWDLWQGVAPRRPYKAGIYHPFNWRGWQDYGTGQLGDFGCHILDPVFKSLLLTSPLELTAEAPPLKPETWTESATVRYVFPGTKYTAGDTLNVTWYDAAGVRPPAEVTAHLPKSYSLPGAGSVLIGEKGTLVIPHVAMPKLFMNGAETETAIEEFPGVDHYVQWADAARGEGETTSTFDYSGPLTETVLLGTVGIRFPGQALKWDAQEMKIPNFTAAEPWLTKSYAKGWEPAWV, from the coding sequence ATGTCTGGGCATATTAGTCGTCGTCAAGTTATCAAGTCTCTTGCTGTCGCCGGTGCCGCGGTTGCCTTACCGGCGGTCAGCTATTCGCGTGTGCTCGGTGCGAACGAGCGTCTTCGCGTGGGCAGTGTCGGGACCGGTGGCAAGGGCTGGAGCGACCTGGTCGGTGTCGCCGCGAGTCCTGCCGTTGAAGTCACCGCACTGTGCAATATTGACAGTTCCGCCCAACACCTGGGCCGCGCCGCCGAAAAATACCCCGCCGCCAAAACCTACGCCGACTGGCGCAAGCTGTTGGATAACGCTGGCAGTGTCGACGGCGTGATTGTCTCGACGCCTGACTTCATGCATGCCCCGGTCTCGCTGGCGGCCATGCAGCTGGGCAAGCATGTCTTCTGCCAGAAGCCGCTGACGCATACCGTGTTTGAAGCACGGCAAATGAAAGAGGCCGCCCAGCGGAACAAAGTTGTCACGCAGATGGGCAATCAAATCCAGTCGCACGCGGCGTATCGTACCGCGGTCGCGCTAGTGCATTCCGGCAAGATCGGTAAAGTGAAAGAAGTTCACTCGTGGCAATCGGGTCAGCCTAGCTGGCCCCGCAACATCGATCGCCCTGCTGGTGAAGATGCGGTACCGGAAACGGTGGCCTGGGACTTGTGGCAAGGGGTCGCGCCGCGTCGCCCTTACAAGGCCGGCATTTACCATCCGTTCAACTGGCGCGGCTGGCAAGACTACGGCACCGGGCAGCTAGGTGACTTCGGTTGCCATATCCTCGACCCGGTCTTCAAATCCCTCTTGCTGACGTCGCCGTTGGAGTTAACCGCCGAGGCACCACCGCTGAAGCCTGAAACATGGACCGAAAGCGCTACCGTGCGCTATGTCTTCCCAGGCACCAAGTACACCGCTGGGGATACGTTGAACGTGACCTGGTACGATGCCGCTGGCGTACGTCCGCCCGCCGAGGTGACGGCTCATCTGCCGAAGTCGTACTCGCTTCCTGGTGCCGGTTCGGTACTGATTGGGGAAAAGGGAACGCTGGTCATTCCCCACGTGGCGATGCCGAAGCTCTTCATGAATGGTGCCGAAACCGAAACGGCGATCGAAGAATTTCCCGGCGTTGATCATTACGTGCAGTGGGCAGATGCTGCCCGCGGCGAAGGGGAAACGACCTCGACCTTCGACTACTCTGGCCCGCTGACCGAAACTGTCCTTCTGGGCACCGTCGGAATTCGCTTTCCAGGCCAAGCTTTGAAGTGGGATGCCCAGGAAATGAAGATCCCCAATTTCACCGCAGCCGAGCCATGGTTGACCAAGTCGTACGCCAAGGGCTGGGAGCCGGCTTGGGTCTAA
- a CDS encoding bacterioferritin, which translates to MSREKSIENLQKALSMELTASHQYQLHAAVLDDWGLDLLAKKMREEMQEELGHSDLYLNRILFLKGEPRLTFDKTPVRAESLQSMFKTDMEDEKEAIEFYTKASQQASADSDIGSRQLFEQIVLDEEGHMAWLELQLDLIERMGEAAYIAKHMSSP; encoded by the coding sequence ATGTCGAGAGAGAAGTCGATCGAAAACCTGCAAAAGGCCCTGTCGATGGAGCTGACAGCCAGCCATCAATATCAGCTGCATGCCGCCGTGCTGGATGATTGGGGCCTGGACCTGTTGGCCAAAAAGATGCGGGAAGAAATGCAGGAAGAGCTAGGACACTCGGACTTGTACCTTAATCGTATTCTGTTCCTCAAAGGGGAACCGCGACTGACGTTCGACAAAACGCCGGTCCGTGCGGAATCGCTTCAGTCGATGTTCAAAACCGACATGGAAGACGAGAAGGAAGCTATCGAGTTCTACACGAAGGCCTCGCAACAAGCTTCCGCCGATTCCGATATCGGTTCGCGGCAGTTGTTCGAGCAGATTGTCCTTGACGAAGAAGGGCACATGGCCTGGCTGGAACTGCAACTCGATCTGATCGAACGCATGGGAGAAGCAGCCTACATCGCGAAGCATATGTCTTCGCCGTAA
- a CDS encoding DUF1552 domain-containing protein, whose translation MKRTRLNRRTLLQGLGTVAIGLPLLEEMTVTPVLGGAKAEVPVRAFNVFFGLGIPAPLQNEGFDGVLEPLKPLRDKLLIMKNVDHVRCDMPGINAHYDGASAAFTAMPAEGTAKAGGPSIDQLVRQHYHPEGLPPGMISTLIAGTFFRRSRVVRYTHSFKDDGTPAAAMQEKPSDLFSRIFGEVPSDSLDPRRQRLSRSVLDSVVQQAQYYTGQNSPLGKVSRSRLQDHLDRVREYEQRTIEFEKKAQQQQQELPVPPKSKLLHGNEADPSGQGIDITLEELTTEWRLMADLYALAIAMDRCRFGSITFLAAGERIRLTGDYEYNGEKRFVFNDAKQLKASGDKGCSHEWWHQFNEKKSNEQLRAHAHMKMREVAYFLQRLDEQDAMEANGKTILENSLFTISTESGDGRHNDVQRELSGVFHAVTGANGRFKTGEMIDVKAEGLDAYNELLRGMGVQRTLGPEKRDTKSVDHIRA comes from the coding sequence ATGAAACGAACTCGCCTGAATCGTCGAACACTGCTGCAAGGACTGGGGACGGTGGCCATCGGGTTGCCGCTCTTGGAAGAGATGACCGTCACGCCGGTGCTAGGGGGGGCCAAGGCCGAAGTACCGGTGCGGGCATTCAACGTCTTCTTTGGATTAGGGATACCGGCACCACTGCAGAACGAAGGTTTCGACGGCGTGCTCGAGCCGCTCAAGCCCCTGCGCGACAAGCTGCTGATTATGAAGAACGTCGATCATGTTCGCTGCGATATGCCTGGCATCAACGCGCATTACGATGGTGCCTCGGCGGCGTTCACTGCGATGCCAGCGGAAGGAACGGCCAAAGCAGGCGGGCCTTCGATCGATCAGCTGGTTCGCCAGCATTATCATCCTGAAGGTCTGCCCCCGGGGATGATATCGACCCTGATCGCCGGCACGTTCTTTCGCCGCAGCCGCGTCGTACGATACACGCATAGCTTCAAAGACGACGGCACGCCGGCGGCTGCCATGCAAGAGAAACCAAGCGACCTGTTCAGCCGCATCTTCGGCGAAGTCCCCAGCGACTCGCTCGATCCGCGTCGTCAGCGATTGTCGCGCAGCGTCCTCGATAGCGTCGTGCAGCAGGCTCAATACTACACGGGGCAAAACTCGCCACTGGGGAAGGTCTCGCGCTCGCGTCTGCAAGACCATCTCGACCGTGTGCGCGAGTATGAACAACGCACCATCGAGTTCGAGAAGAAAGCACAGCAGCAGCAACAGGAACTGCCAGTGCCGCCGAAATCGAAACTGTTGCACGGCAACGAGGCCGACCCCAGCGGGCAAGGGATCGATATCACGCTGGAAGAGCTGACGACTGAATGGCGACTGATGGCCGATCTGTACGCGCTGGCGATTGCGATGGATCGTTGCCGCTTCGGTTCGATTACCTTCCTGGCCGCCGGCGAACGCATTCGCCTGACCGGCGATTACGAGTACAACGGCGAGAAGCGGTTCGTCTTCAACGATGCCAAGCAGCTCAAGGCCAGTGGCGACAAAGGGTGCAGCCACGAATGGTGGCATCAGTTCAACGAGAAGAAGTCGAACGAGCAGCTTCGGGCCCACGCCCACATGAAGATGCGCGAGGTCGCCTACTTCCTCCAGCGGCTCGACGAGCAGGACGCCATGGAGGCCAACGGCAAGACCATTCTAGAGAACTCCCTGTTCACGATCAGCACCGAGTCAGGCGATGGCCGTCATAACGATGTGCAGCGAGAACTATCGGGTGTCTTCCATGCCGTGACCGGGGCCAACGGACGCTTCAAGACCGGCGAAATGATCGACGTCAAAGCCGAGGGGCTCGATGCCTACAACGAGCTACTCCGCGGCATGGGCGTGCAGCGAACTCTGGGGCCTGAGAAGCGCGATACGAAGTCGGTCGATCACATTCGAGCATAG
- a CDS encoding malate dehydrogenase encodes MKVSIVGVGKVGVTLGYSIVLKGLATELVLVSRSAERIRGEALDLQHAAALGPSRVRVQAGDIEATRGSQVVVLALAQSAEQGGSAIDRIATARPNAQLFQQVVPKIAELSPDAILLVVTNPVDVLTYATLKLSGFDRHRVLGTGTLIDSARFRSLLSAHYEIHSDDIRAYVLGEHGESQFPVLSAVYAGGWYMGKDPEVKRAFEKTLSVAPEVFLAKGYTNFAVASAAAMILQAIKDNSHHTMPVSTLVDGYYGIEDVCLSLPAVIGQEGIAQVLSIALSEEEQAQLRYSAQRLSTVNESLAPFFQPAAS; translated from the coding sequence ATGAAGGTTTCGATTGTTGGTGTCGGCAAGGTTGGTGTCACGCTGGGGTACTCGATCGTCCTCAAAGGGCTGGCGACCGAGCTGGTTCTGGTGAGCCGCAGTGCCGAGCGGATTCGGGGGGAAGCCCTCGATCTGCAGCATGCCGCGGCGCTGGGTCCCAGTCGCGTGCGCGTGCAGGCCGGAGATATCGAAGCCACGCGGGGCTCGCAGGTCGTCGTTCTGGCACTGGCACAGTCGGCAGAGCAGGGGGGAAGTGCCATCGACCGTATCGCTACGGCACGGCCCAACGCCCAGCTCTTTCAGCAGGTGGTACCGAAGATCGCCGAACTGAGCCCCGATGCGATCTTGCTGGTGGTTACCAATCCGGTCGATGTGCTGACGTACGCGACGCTCAAGCTGTCGGGCTTCGACCGACATCGCGTGCTGGGAACAGGCACCCTGATCGATAGTGCCCGGTTCCGTTCGCTCCTTTCGGCCCACTACGAAATTCACTCGGACGACATACGTGCTTACGTGCTGGGTGAACATGGCGAATCGCAGTTCCCGGTCCTTAGCGCGGTGTATGCCGGCGGCTGGTACATGGGAAAAGATCCGGAAGTGAAGCGGGCATTCGAGAAGACGCTAAGCGTCGCCCCCGAGGTCTTTCTGGCCAAGGGTTACACCAACTTCGCGGTGGCTAGTGCGGCGGCGATGATCTTGCAGGCAATCAAAGACAATTCGCACCACACGATGCCGGTCTCGACGCTGGTCGATGGGTATTACGGCATCGAGGATGTCTGTCTGTCGCTACCGGCGGTGATTGGCCAAGAGGGGATCGCCCAGGTGCTGAGCATCGCGTTGAGTGAAGAAGAACAGGCACAGCTGCGTTATTCAGCCCAGCGTCTGAGCACGGTGAACGAGAGCCTGGCCCCGTTCTTTCAGCCGGCGGCATCGTAA